From the Chloroflexus aurantiacus J-10-fl genome, one window contains:
- a CDS encoding IS5 family transposase, with amino-acid sequence MGTRVAGRQRRSGKTRGTGGGTTTVGNGATVMVVVDGTGVPIGLHVDSAQPHERTLAEATVRTIRVPRNRGRPSTRPQEVVADKAYDCAALRSDLRRRGITPTMPARERRNRQRPKRGRPLRTGPSYQHRWKVEQCFAWMDTYRRLVVRYDRHLHIYRAFCLVAIILWCIDRILK; translated from the coding sequence CTGGGCACACGCGTTGCTGGACGGCAGCGTCGTTCCGGCAAAACAAGGGGCACTGGTGGAGGCACAACGACGGTTGGTAACGGCGCGACGGTGATGGTCGTGGTCGATGGCACTGGCGTGCCCATCGGCCTGCACGTGGATAGCGCACAACCACACGAACGCACCCTGGCTGAAGCGACGGTGCGGACCATTCGGGTACCACGCAACCGCGGCCGGCCCAGCACGCGACCACAAGAAGTGGTGGCGGATAAAGCCTACGACTGTGCCGCGTTGCGCAGCGACCTGCGTCGGCGCGGGATCACACCCACCATGCCAGCTCGTGAGCGGCGCAACCGTCAGCGGCCAAAGCGCGGGCGTCCGCTGCGTACCGGCCCAAGCTATCAGCACCGCTGGAAGGTCGAGCAGTGCTTCGCGTGGATGGACACGTATCGTCGGTTGGTGGTGCGCTATGACCGTCATCTGCATATCTACCGTGCGTTTTGTCTCGTTGCTATCATTTTGTGGTGTATTGACCGAATTTTGAAATAG
- the hisB gene encoding imidazoleglycerol-phosphate dehydratase HisB, which translates to MSEVSSVVNRIRRATIERVTGETNITLTLTIDGSGQADVQTGIGFLDHMLTLWARHGLFDLQVRAQGDLHIDEHHTAEDVCICLGRAIDQALGERAGIVRTAHSFVPMDEALALVAVDLGGRPYCVVQADFVTMRVGQLGTDLVAHLFESVAFNGRFNLHAQVMYGRNDHHKIEALFKAFGRALDAATRIDARLGGTIPSTKGVL; encoded by the coding sequence GTGAGCGAAGTCAGCAGCGTAGTGAATAGAATCCGGCGGGCGACCATTGAGCGGGTGACCGGTGAGACAAACATTACCCTTACCCTCACCATCGATGGTAGTGGACAGGCTGATGTGCAGACCGGTATCGGTTTTCTTGACCATATGCTGACGTTGTGGGCACGCCATGGCTTGTTCGACCTTCAGGTGCGGGCGCAGGGCGATCTCCACATTGATGAGCATCACACTGCCGAAGACGTGTGTATTTGCCTGGGTCGGGCCATTGATCAGGCGCTCGGTGAGCGGGCCGGCATTGTACGTACCGCACACAGCTTTGTGCCGATGGACGAAGCACTGGCGCTGGTTGCTGTCGATCTTGGTGGCCGACCGTACTGTGTGGTACAGGCTGATTTTGTTACAATGCGCGTAGGACAGCTCGGTACCGATCTGGTGGCCCATTTGTTTGAGAGTGTTGCCTTCAACGGTCGTTTCAATCTCCACGCACAGGTGATGTACGGGCGCAACGACCATCACAAGATCGAGGCTCTGTTCAAAGCGTTCGGGCGGGCACTCGATGCCGCTACCCGCATTGATGCGCGTTTAGGGGGAACCATACCGAGCACGAAGGGTGTCCTATGA
- a CDS encoding aspartate aminotransferase family protein codes for MTGERAAELIQADHQYLLQSYVRADFVIERGEGVYLYDSEGRRYLDFVAGIAVNALGYGDRDVLKAINDQAERLIHVSNLYHTQPAIELAKLLVQSSPAFAKAFFCNSGAEAIEGAIKFSRRYARAHVGEGKTTIVAFDGSFHGRTMGAVAITAREKYREPFMPVMPGVRFARYNDLDSLAAVMGDDVCAVVVEPVQGEGGLRAAEPAFMQGVRELCQRYGALLVFDEIQCGVGRTGTLWAHEQLGVQPDMMTVAKPLAGGLPIGAVLMGQHVADTIHPGDHGTTFGGNPLATAVGTVVFRKISDPAFLAHVQQVSNYLDEALQDFANEHADQVIELRGRGLMRGVRIAGSASAVREAAHRHGLLVATAGEDVIRLLPPLIIEPQHVDEALSGLRAALRA; via the coding sequence ATGACCGGCGAACGCGCCGCAGAACTGATTCAAGCCGATCACCAATATCTGTTGCAGAGCTATGTACGCGCCGATTTCGTCATTGAACGTGGCGAAGGGGTGTATCTTTACGATAGTGAAGGTCGGCGGTATCTCGATTTTGTCGCCGGCATTGCGGTGAATGCGCTTGGCTATGGTGATCGTGACGTTCTGAAAGCGATCAATGATCAGGCTGAACGCCTCATCCACGTTTCCAATCTCTACCACACGCAACCGGCAATTGAACTGGCAAAGCTCCTGGTGCAGAGCAGCCCGGCGTTTGCCAAGGCGTTTTTCTGCAACAGTGGAGCTGAAGCGATTGAGGGGGCGATTAAGTTCTCACGTCGCTACGCTCGTGCCCATGTTGGCGAAGGCAAGACAACGATTGTTGCCTTCGACGGCAGTTTTCACGGGCGTACTATGGGAGCAGTTGCCATTACCGCCCGTGAAAAATACCGGGAGCCGTTTATGCCGGTGATGCCCGGTGTGCGCTTTGCTCGCTACAACGACCTGGACTCACTGGCAGCCGTGATGGGCGATGATGTCTGTGCCGTGGTGGTTGAGCCGGTGCAGGGCGAGGGTGGCCTGCGTGCCGCTGAACCGGCCTTTATGCAGGGAGTGCGCGAACTGTGCCAGCGCTATGGCGCATTGCTGGTCTTTGATGAAATTCAGTGCGGGGTTGGGCGTACCGGCACGCTCTGGGCACACGAGCAGCTCGGTGTTCAGCCAGACATGATGACGGTAGCCAAACCGTTAGCCGGTGGGCTGCCGATTGGTGCGGTGCTTATGGGCCAACACGTTGCCGATACCATTCATCCAGGCGACCATGGCACAACCTTTGGCGGTAATCCGCTGGCAACTGCAGTTGGCACCGTCGTGTTCCGCAAAATTAGCGATCCGGCTTTCCTGGCCCATGTCCAGCAGGTAAGTAATTATCTCGATGAAGCGTTGCAGGATTTCGCTAATGAACACGCCGATCAGGTGATCGAATTGCGCGGACGTGGCCTGATGCGTGGTGTGCGCATTGCCGGTTCTGCGAGTGCTGTACGTGAAGCGGCTCATCGCCATGGTCTGTTAGTCGCTACGGCTGGTGAAGATGTCATTCGCCTGCTCCCGCCCCTGATCATCGAGCCGCAGCACGTTGATGAGGCATTGTCTGGTCTGCGAGCGGCACTGCGCGCTTGA
- the fabF gene encoding beta-ketoacyl-ACP synthase II — MTPRALDRRAALRAELLGLVREHVPDEAIEAQIEALLAEVLAEEPVVEPQPVVTDHLPPDQRIVVTGLGVISPFGVGVEPFWAGLVAGRSAIGRITFFDPSDYPCQLAGQVNDFHPQEFMDAKEARRMSRASQMAVAAARMALDHARLPLERMARDEIGVLIASGTTSMPDVEQAVTTLIQRGGMKISPFFIPAALPNMPSSQVAIHFGLRGYTTAICTACAAGAQAIGEAAEIIRRGDAEVMLAGGAEAPITALSLGAFCVMRALSTRSNHEPTRASRPFDALRDGFVPGEGAAVLVLERLSSAQRRGAPILAELIGYGVSADAYHVTAPDPDGEGAALAIRRALQQARLAPQQVDYINAHATSTPAGDIAETRAIKQVFGEYAYSVPISSIKSMIGHLTGAAGAVEAAATILALHHGQIPPTINLEHPDPECDLDYVPNVARQAAIQVAISNSFGFGGVNAVLAFRKMP; from the coding sequence ATGACCCCACGAGCACTGGATCGGCGCGCAGCGTTGCGGGCCGAACTGCTCGGTCTCGTGCGAGAGCATGTGCCCGACGAAGCTATTGAAGCGCAGATCGAAGCACTGTTGGCCGAGGTATTGGCTGAAGAACCCGTTGTCGAACCACAGCCGGTTGTAACCGATCATCTCCCCCCTGACCAGCGCATTGTGGTGACCGGTCTGGGCGTTATCTCGCCGTTTGGGGTTGGTGTTGAGCCATTTTGGGCTGGTCTCGTTGCCGGGCGCAGTGCGATTGGTCGCATCACCTTTTTCGATCCGAGTGATTATCCCTGTCAACTGGCAGGCCAGGTAAACGATTTTCATCCACAGGAGTTCATGGATGCGAAAGAGGCGCGCCGGATGTCCCGCGCCAGTCAGATGGCCGTAGCCGCTGCCCGGATGGCCCTTGACCACGCTCGCCTGCCTCTCGAACGTATGGCACGCGATGAGATCGGTGTTCTGATCGCCAGCGGGACTACCTCGATGCCCGATGTAGAACAGGCAGTCACCACACTGATCCAGCGTGGTGGCATGAAAATTAGTCCTTTCTTCATTCCGGCAGCCCTGCCGAATATGCCATCCAGCCAGGTCGCCATTCACTTCGGTTTACGCGGCTACACAACTGCGATCTGTACCGCATGTGCTGCCGGCGCGCAGGCAATCGGTGAGGCGGCAGAGATCATTCGGCGCGGCGATGCCGAAGTGATGCTGGCCGGTGGCGCCGAAGCTCCCATTACTGCCCTCAGCCTGGGTGCATTCTGTGTCATGCGCGCTTTGAGTACGCGCAGTAACCACGAGCCGACACGGGCATCGCGTCCGTTTGATGCGCTGCGCGATGGCTTTGTTCCCGGCGAAGGGGCAGCCGTGCTGGTGCTTGAACGTCTGAGCAGTGCCCAGCGACGTGGCGCGCCAATCCTGGCTGAGTTGATCGGGTATGGCGTCTCTGCCGATGCCTATCACGTTACTGCTCCCGATCCAGATGGTGAAGGGGCGGCGCTGGCAATCCGGCGGGCATTGCAACAAGCCCGACTGGCACCGCAACAGGTTGATTACATCAATGCCCACGCCACCAGTACACCGGCAGGTGACATTGCGGAAACCAGAGCGATTAAGCAGGTGTTCGGTGAATATGCATACAGTGTGCCGATCAGTTCGATCAAATCGATGATCGGGCATCTCACCGGTGCTGCCGGCGCAGTTGAGGCAGCAGCCACCATCCTGGCACTGCACCACGGTCAGATTCCACCCACCATCAACCTCGAACATCCCGATCCCGAATGCGATCTCGATTATGTGCCGAATGTTGCCCGTCAGGCAGCCATTCAGGTCGCAATCTCGAATTCGTTCGGGTTTGGCGGGGTGAATGCGGTGCTGGCCTTCCGCAAAATGCCGTGA
- the holB gene encoding DNA polymerase III subunit delta', whose protein sequence is MWHVYGHEWAIEQLRSNIRSQQVAHAYLFAGPQGLGKSLLALRMAQALLCERQTGDPCLQCRSCRRIDHGSHPDVRIAGMETQAAAAKAEDAARQKELKIATIREWQRDLALRPYEAPRRVLILHDADRLSEEAANAMLKTLEEPPDYATLLLVAHSNELLPTIVSRCRVLRLRPLPREQVASALRDQGASKDQAEILAAWSNGRIGWAINLFNDPSAQTARRECLDALIALSSAPITSGLQWAEERAKEYRAGDQATVLMWLELWQSWWRDVMYVAAGCDEAITNIDRRPELAALAGRVTPATAFAFLQQIMTVSRQLLENVNPQLALEHLVLHIPRSG, encoded by the coding sequence ATGTGGCATGTGTACGGTCACGAATGGGCCATTGAACAGCTCCGCAGTAACATCCGCAGCCAACAGGTAGCCCACGCCTACCTCTTTGCCGGGCCACAAGGACTCGGTAAATCGCTGCTGGCATTGCGCATGGCGCAGGCGTTGCTGTGCGAACGGCAGACCGGTGATCCCTGTTTGCAATGCCGTTCCTGTCGCCGTATCGATCACGGCAGCCATCCCGATGTCCGCATTGCCGGGATGGAAACCCAGGCCGCAGCCGCCAAAGCCGAAGATGCCGCTCGTCAGAAAGAGCTGAAAATTGCCACGATCCGCGAGTGGCAACGCGATCTGGCCTTGCGCCCATACGAGGCACCGCGCCGCGTGCTGATCCTCCACGACGCCGACCGCCTCAGCGAAGAGGCGGCAAATGCGATGCTGAAGACGCTGGAAGAACCACCAGATTACGCTACGCTGCTGCTGGTGGCGCATAGCAATGAGTTGCTGCCGACCATCGTCTCGCGCTGTCGGGTGCTGCGATTACGACCGTTGCCACGGGAGCAGGTAGCGAGCGCACTTCGTGATCAGGGTGCCTCCAAAGACCAGGCTGAGATACTGGCCGCCTGGAGTAACGGACGAATTGGCTGGGCCATCAATTTGTTCAACGATCCGTCGGCACAGACTGCCCGTCGTGAGTGCCTGGATGCGTTAATCGCGCTATCGTCAGCCCCGATCACGAGCGGACTGCAATGGGCTGAAGAACGGGCCAAAGAATATCGGGCCGGCGATCAGGCAACCGTCTTGATGTGGCTCGAATTGTGGCAGAGCTGGTGGCGTGACGTGATGTATGTTGCTGCCGGCTGTGATGAGGCTATCACCAACATTGATCGTCGGCCTGAATTAGCAGCCCTGGCCGGTCGGGTAACGCCCGCAACGGCGTTTGCTTTTCTCCAACAGATCATGACGGTGAGCCGGCAATTGCTGGAAAACGTCAACCCGCAACTGGCGCTTGAACACCTCGTCTTGCACATACCGCGCTCTGGCTAG
- a CDS encoding nucleoside triphosphate pyrophosphohydrolase family protein yields MNADNYQELAMRTLAAGLTPRERLTNAALGLSGEAGEFADTVKKHLFHGHPLNREELLKELGDILWYAALACDALDVRLSTVMAANIEKLRRRYPEGFSSERSQQRSE; encoded by the coding sequence ATGAACGCCGATAACTATCAAGAACTGGCAATGCGCACGCTGGCTGCCGGTCTGACACCGCGTGAGCGTCTGACCAATGCGGCGCTTGGCCTGAGTGGCGAGGCCGGCGAGTTTGCCGACACCGTGAAAAAACATCTGTTTCATGGTCATCCACTCAATCGTGAAGAATTATTGAAAGAGTTGGGTGATATTCTCTGGTATGCGGCTCTGGCCTGCGATGCACTTGATGTGCGCTTGAGTACCGTCATGGCGGCCAACATCGAGAAACTGCGACGGCGTTACCCGGAGGGATTTAGCAGTGAGCGAAGTCAGCAGCGTAGTGAATAG
- the hisC gene encoding histidinol-phosphate transaminase gives MMSVLSGLIRPEIADLEAYTPIVPLEVLADRLGLPVAQIVKLDANENPYGPAPAALAALQATATYHIYPDPEQTALRKALADYTGRSAEEILCGAGADELIDLVLRLIISPGDAIIDCPPTFGMYRFDAGICGGRVISIPRRADFSLDLPAIARAAAQGAKAIFLTSPNNPTGNPLPRSELLQILELPLLVVVDEAYIEFAEPEHAPVGASDLLDRYPNLAILRTFSKWAGLAGLRVGYGLFPRWLSEQLWKIKQPYNVSVAAQAAAVASLAVADELRARVQAIVAERERLFQHLNTFPFLTPFPSVANFILCRVEGRDARELKLALERRGVLVRHYQTPLLNGYIRISVGTPAQTDALIAMLAEVTR, from the coding sequence ATGATGTCGGTTCTGTCCGGTCTGATACGTCCTGAGATTGCCGATTTGGAAGCATATACCCCGATTGTACCGCTAGAAGTGCTGGCTGATCGCCTTGGCCTGCCGGTGGCGCAGATTGTCAAGCTCGATGCGAATGAAAACCCCTACGGCCCAGCACCGGCAGCGCTGGCCGCACTTCAGGCGACTGCGACCTACCATATATATCCCGACCCAGAGCAGACGGCGCTGCGGAAGGCGCTGGCCGATTACACCGGTCGGTCAGCGGAGGAAATCCTCTGCGGAGCCGGTGCCGATGAATTGATCGACCTGGTTTTACGCCTGATTATCAGTCCCGGCGATGCGATCATCGATTGTCCACCTACCTTCGGCATGTACCGGTTTGATGCCGGTATCTGTGGTGGGCGGGTGATCAGTATCCCGCGCCGTGCCGATTTCAGTCTTGATCTACCGGCCATTGCCCGGGCAGCAGCGCAGGGTGCCAAAGCCATCTTCCTCACCTCGCCTAACAACCCAACCGGCAACCCACTGCCACGCAGCGAACTACTCCAGATTCTTGAATTGCCACTGCTGGTGGTTGTTGATGAGGCGTACATTGAGTTTGCTGAGCCAGAACACGCACCGGTCGGTGCGAGTGATCTGCTCGACCGGTATCCAAATCTGGCCATTCTCCGCACATTCAGCAAATGGGCCGGTCTGGCCGGGCTGCGCGTAGGCTATGGCCTGTTCCCGCGTTGGCTGAGTGAGCAACTCTGGAAGATCAAGCAACCGTACAATGTCTCGGTTGCTGCTCAGGCCGCCGCTGTGGCATCACTCGCCGTCGCCGACGAATTGCGGGCGCGGGTGCAGGCTATCGTCGCCGAACGTGAGCGTCTGTTTCAGCATCTCAATACGTTCCCGTTTCTAACCCCTTTTCCAAGTGTGGCGAATTTCATCCTCTGTCGGGTCGAAGGGCGTGATGCCCGCGAACTCAAACTGGCGCTCGAACGACGCGGTGTGTTAGTGCGCCATTATCAGACGCCGCTGCTTAATGGCTATATTCGGATCAGCGTCGGTACTCCTGCCCAGACAGATGCGCTGATCGCGATGCTTGCTGAGGTGACCCGATGA
- a CDS encoding nucleotidyltransferase family protein — protein MNTPVIGLIPAGGMATRLGPLPCSKELLPVGSFQTPDGLRPRPVITYLLAQWQRAGIGQALIVVRPGKWDIPAYLGDGSAFGPRLAYLTVHEPHGAAYTLATALPFIQDRTVVLGLPDVILAPDDVYATLLSHHSTAQPDLTLGLFPCTHPQSADMVALAADSCRVTAIEIKPAQTDLQWTWMAAIWEPTVTTLLGEVVAADRTARTQRQTCPELHIGAVFQAAIARGLRVEGVTFADGRALDIGTPAGWEAAAHFTG, from the coding sequence ATGAACACACCTGTGATCGGCTTGATTCCGGCTGGTGGGATGGCAACCCGTCTGGGGCCGTTACCGTGCAGCAAAGAACTCTTGCCGGTTGGTTCCTTCCAAACCCCAGACGGCCTTCGTCCACGACCGGTCATTACCTATCTCCTCGCGCAGTGGCAACGGGCTGGTATTGGCCAGGCGCTGATTGTGGTCAGACCTGGCAAATGGGACATTCCTGCCTATCTGGGTGATGGGAGTGCCTTTGGGCCGCGCCTCGCCTATCTGACCGTTCACGAACCGCACGGTGCAGCCTACACCCTGGCTACCGCTCTCCCTTTCATTCAAGATCGTACCGTTGTCCTCGGTTTACCTGACGTCATTCTGGCACCAGACGATGTCTATGCGACCCTCCTGAGTCACCACAGCACAGCTCAACCGGACCTCACCCTCGGTCTCTTTCCATGCACACACCCTCAATCAGCAGACATGGTTGCACTGGCGGCTGACAGTTGTCGGGTTACAGCCATCGAGATCAAGCCTGCGCAAACCGATTTACAGTGGACGTGGATGGCGGCTATCTGGGAGCCGACAGTAACCACCCTCTTAGGTGAGGTCGTAGCTGCTGACCGCACTGCGCGTACCCAGAGACAGACGTGCCCGGAATTACACATTGGTGCCGTCTTCCAGGCCGCTATTGCCCGTGGCTTGCGTGTTGAAGGCGTTACCTTTGCCGACGGTAGAGCACTCGATATTGGAACACCCGCGGGTTGGGAAGCGGCAGCGCACTTTACAGGTTGA
- a CDS encoding PrsW family intramembrane metalloprotease, which translates to MIGFVAAAILSFVPAFIYAAIAYWLDRFEKEPRRLLFGAFIWGAFVATLGAIVWTGLAQVSLAIFIGEASAEVAGTTLLAPLVEESLKGIAVVIIMLAFPEEFDSRLDGMLYAAITALGFAATENLLYLYFMGYQESGVGGLISLFILRVILGGWGHAVYTAWIGLGLAMSRLHPNRFIRFISPFAGWLLAVCLHALHNTMAVFLAGEFGLTGLGLTLLVDWSFWIVVLGLVIWEIRREQHHIATYLAEEVMAGIIAPGHYNAAKSFSGQLRNRLRNATASRFYEACAELAHKKHHLATGVGDERNTIARINQLRRELAQLAPKVPAV; encoded by the coding sequence ATGATCGGGTTTGTCGCTGCTGCCATCCTCAGCTTTGTACCGGCATTCATCTACGCTGCAATTGCCTACTGGCTCGACCGGTTTGAGAAAGAGCCACGCCGGTTATTGTTTGGGGCATTCATCTGGGGTGCATTTGTCGCAACTCTTGGCGCCATCGTCTGGACAGGGCTGGCGCAGGTCTCGCTGGCCATCTTCATTGGGGAAGCCTCTGCTGAAGTTGCCGGCACAACCCTGCTGGCGCCGCTGGTAGAGGAGAGTCTGAAGGGGATTGCCGTTGTCATTATCATGCTCGCCTTCCCCGAAGAGTTCGACTCGCGGCTCGATGGGATGCTGTACGCCGCCATCACCGCATTAGGCTTTGCCGCCACTGAAAACCTGCTCTACCTCTACTTCATGGGCTATCAGGAGAGTGGGGTTGGCGGTTTAATCTCCCTCTTCATCTTGCGCGTCATTCTCGGCGGATGGGGCCACGCTGTGTATACTGCCTGGATCGGCCTGGGGCTGGCGATGTCGCGGCTGCACCCGAACCGCTTTATTCGTTTCATTTCCCCCTTTGCCGGTTGGCTGCTGGCTGTCTGCCTGCACGCTCTCCACAACACCATGGCCGTATTCCTGGCCGGTGAGTTTGGCCTCACCGGACTCGGCCTGACGTTACTGGTCGACTGGTCGTTCTGGATCGTTGTCCTCGGCCTGGTGATCTGGGAGATTCGGCGCGAGCAGCATCACATCGCTACCTACCTGGCAGAAGAGGTGATGGCCGGCATTATTGCACCGGGTCATTACAATGCTGCGAAATCATTCAGTGGTCAGCTCCGCAACCGGCTACGCAACGCCACCGCTAGTCGTTTCTACGAAGCCTGCGCAGAACTGGCGCATAAAAAGCATCACCTGGCAACCGGTGTTGGTGATGAGCGCAACACGATTGCCCGCATCAACCAGCTTCGCCGCGAACTGGCCCAACTGGCCCCGAAAGTGCCGGCAGTCTAG
- a CDS encoding IS5 family transposase, which yields MSRHDLTDDQWAVIEPLIPKKPRARGRPRNDDRRTLNGMLYVLHTGCAWADLPTEYGSPSTCWRRWHAWSQDGTWERIWRTLLSRLAADGTLDWAHALLDGSVVPAKQGALVEAQRRLVTARR from the coding sequence ATGAGCAGACATGATCTCACCGACGACCAATGGGCGGTGATCGAACCGCTTATCCCCAAGAAACCACGTGCGCGGGGTCGTCCACGCAACGACGACCGCCGGACACTGAATGGTATGCTGTATGTGCTCCACACCGGCTGTGCCTGGGCAGACCTGCCAACGGAGTACGGGTCCCCCAGCACCTGCTGGCGACGATGGCACGCGTGGTCGCAGGACGGGACGTGGGAGCGCATCTGGCGCACCCTCCTGAGCCGCCTCGCTGCCGACGGCACGCTGGACTGGGCACACGCGTTGCTGGACGGCAGCGTCGTTCCGGCAAAACAAGGGGCACTGGTGGAGGCACAACGACGGTTGGTAACGGCGCGACGGTGA
- a CDS encoding adenylosuccinate synthase, giving the protein MPVVALIGAQWGDEGKGHLVDLLAARARLVIRYGGGNNAGHTVVNHLGTFKLHLVPSGIFDPGIVNVIGPGVVVNPEVLIKEIEELEARGVSTAKLFVSDRAHVIMPYHIQLDQLQEEARGEGRIGTTGRGIGPAYADKMSRSGIRMGDLLHEETLLNRLRTVLEEKNRLLTKLYNARPLSLHDTYLTYLEYGRRLANHITDVHPIIHRALEKDLPVLLEGAQGALLDIDHGTYPFVTSSPPGAAGACQGSGIGPTHINSVIGVVKAYTTRVGEGPFPTEVDGSVADVLRQIGTPWAEVGTTTGRLRRVGWFDAVMARYAVQVNGVDTLAITKLDVLDGLETLKICTGYKLHDALLEYPPTTTALFDQIEPVYEELPGWSEPTRHVRRFADLPEAAQAYVARICQLVGARLGIISVGPGRDQTIMVADVF; this is encoded by the coding sequence ATGCCTGTAGTTGCATTAATTGGCGCTCAATGGGGCGATGAGGGTAAAGGCCATCTGGTCGATCTGCTGGCTGCGCGGGCGCGGCTGGTCATTCGCTACGGTGGCGGCAATAATGCCGGACATACGGTTGTCAACCATCTTGGTACCTTTAAACTGCATCTGGTGCCTTCTGGCATCTTCGATCCGGGCATCGTCAATGTCATCGGCCCTGGCGTGGTGGTGAATCCGGAAGTACTCATCAAAGAGATTGAGGAGCTTGAAGCACGGGGTGTTTCCACGGCTAAATTGTTTGTCAGTGATCGCGCGCATGTGATCATGCCGTATCACATTCAGCTCGATCAGTTGCAAGAGGAAGCACGCGGTGAAGGGCGGATTGGTACCACCGGTCGTGGTATTGGCCCGGCGTATGCCGACAAGATGAGCCGCTCCGGCATCCGAATGGGTGACTTGTTGCACGAAGAGACGCTGCTAAACCGGTTGCGCACAGTACTGGAAGAGAAGAATCGACTGCTGACCAAACTCTACAATGCCCGTCCGCTCTCACTGCACGATACCTATTTGACCTATCTGGAGTATGGGCGACGGCTTGCCAATCATATCACCGATGTTCATCCGATCATCCACCGGGCATTAGAGAAGGATCTGCCAGTACTACTAGAAGGTGCGCAGGGTGCGTTGCTCGATATTGATCACGGCACATATCCATTCGTGACTTCCTCACCTCCAGGTGCTGCCGGTGCATGTCAGGGTAGTGGTATTGGTCCGACGCATATCAATTCGGTGATCGGGGTGGTAAAAGCCTACACAACCCGCGTCGGCGAAGGGCCGTTCCCTACTGAAGTTGATGGGTCGGTGGCTGATGTGCTGCGTCAGATCGGTACACCCTGGGCAGAAGTTGGCACCACAACCGGTCGGCTACGACGGGTAGGCTGGTTTGATGCGGTGATGGCGCGCTATGCAGTGCAGGTAAACGGCGTCGATACCCTGGCAATCACGAAACTTGATGTGCTCGATGGCCTGGAGACACTCAAGATTTGTACAGGCTATAAACTGCACGACGCCCTGTTGGAATATCCCCCTACCACGACAGCGCTGTTTGATCAGATCGAACCGGTTTATGAAGAACTGCCGGGGTGGAGTGAACCAACGCGGCATGTTCGTCGCTTTGCCGATTTACCCGAAGCTGCTCAGGCGTATGTGGCGCGCATTTGCCAGTTGGTTGGTGCCCGCCTGGGCATTATTTCGGTTGGCCCAGGTCGCGACCAGACGATTATGGTGGCTGATGTGTTTTGA
- a CDS encoding inositol monophosphatase family protein, with the protein MSISLAHTLDFARQIAYEAGQITLRYFQRGITVEHKADESPVTIADREAERHLRAAIQAAYPDHAVLGEEDGLTGSEHATYRWVLDPIDGTKSFVRGVPLYGVLIGLLREGEPVLGVIHIPALAETVAAAQGLGCYWNNQPCRVSSVSSLRESLVVGTVAHGYERYNRSEAFQRILKRAGLFRTWGDCYGYVLVATGRAEVALDPAMNVWDAAALLPILSEAGGAYTDWQGVPTIYHNEGIGSNRHVLPELLSLIAGEESS; encoded by the coding sequence ATGAGCATATCACTTGCCCACACGCTTGACTTTGCCCGCCAGATCGCTTACGAGGCCGGCCAGATCACGCTGCGCTATTTTCAGCGTGGTATCACTGTTGAACACAAAGCCGATGAGTCGCCGGTGACGATTGCTGATCGGGAGGCCGAGCGTCATCTGCGCGCCGCTATTCAGGCGGCCTACCCTGATCACGCCGTCCTTGGTGAAGAAGATGGTCTGACCGGGAGTGAACACGCTACCTACCGCTGGGTGCTTGATCCGATTGACGGTACGAAAAGTTTTGTGCGGGGCGTGCCACTCTACGGAGTGCTGATTGGATTGTTGCGGGAAGGTGAACCTGTGCTTGGTGTCATCCATATCCCGGCGCTGGCCGAAACTGTGGCAGCCGCGCAGGGTTTGGGTTGTTACTGGAACAATCAACCCTGTCGGGTGTCGTCTGTCTCCAGCCTACGCGAGAGTCTGGTCGTCGGGACGGTGGCTCACGGCTACGAACGCTACAACCGATCAGAAGCTTTTCAGCGTATTCTGAAGCGTGCCGGCCTGTTCCGCACCTGGGGCGATTGCTACGGCTACGTTCTGGTAGCCACCGGTCGCGCCGAAGTTGCGCTCGATCCGGCAATGAACGTCTGGGATGCCGCAGCCCTGCTGCCGATTTTGAGCGAAGCTGGTGGTGCCTACACCGACTGGCAGGGTGTGCCGACCATTTACCACAACGAAGGCATTGGCAGCAATCGCCATGTCTTACCCGAACTGTTAAGCCTCATTGCTGGCGAGGAGTCGTCATGA